From Candidatus Omnitrophota bacterium, the proteins below share one genomic window:
- a CDS encoding S26 family signal peptidase, with protein MTRLKISITAIVVTGILGIWAAMIFIQPFKIIYPDGSVERLWVNKFVYRFQEPQPGDRVIFDMPDDPLLSRRIGYVLGFPGDELRFGLPATKGQFVIVKWREEFLIIPRSSLIGKAAP; from the coding sequence ATGACTCGGCTCAAAATTTCCATTACCGCAATCGTCGTCACCGGGATTCTCGGAATATGGGCCGCCATGATTTTTATCCAGCCGTTCAAGATCATTTATCCGGACGGGAGCGTTGAGCGGCTCTGGGTCAACAAATTCGTCTACCGTTTTCAAGAGCCTCAACCCGGGGACCGGGTCATTTTCGACATGCCCGACGATCCGCTGCTATCGCGCCGTATCGGGTATGTGCTGGGGTTCCCGGGAGACGAGCTTCGGTTCGGACTGCCGGCCACCAAGGGACAATTCGTTATCGTCAAATGGAGGGAGGAGTTCCTCATCATCCCTCGGTCCTCCCTGATCGGGAAAGCGGCGCCATAA
- a CDS encoding acetate--CoA ligase family protein — translation MKEASVTTGGRDSAASHQSPGKDLKCIFLPESVAIIGASASPEKIGHQILKNTIELGYTGQIYPIHPTLSSVCGLKAYPSILDVPGRVDLVVIAVPAQHVIPIFEQCAQKGVKGAAVITSGFAEVGNVTDEHRLKEIADRHNISLLGPNIFGVVYAPSKLNASFGPKDILPGRIAFITQSGALGIAMMGQTEMEKIGLAAVVSLGNKADIEEKEVIEYFNDDPNVDTILVYLEGLKSGRKFMTTEIRKPVVILKVGRSKRGSKAAASHTGSLAGSDKIYDAAFKQLGILRADSFTEAFGWSRALSLPKPKGEELVIITNGGGIGVRTTDECETVGLKLLDDPSWLEAKYRKTMPDFGSTRNPIDITGQTGAYGYQEATKISLAEDKVHGVIVLYCETVVTDPMDIANVVKTEYESSKRSKPVVVAMVGGTRSRDAIAFLNEHHIPAFSSVTEAVSSLKALYHWQSFGERTREEPSIAPVPAEALEIIEQVKSKGRNFVLEHEARRILELCGVASPRWHFAKNVHDAITHADGLYPLAMKIASPDIIHKTEVGGVALHIQDKTELTFKFNHMLKTVASKAPGARIEGINLVKMVTGIECIAGLSQDPQFGPAVMFGLGGVFVEMLKDVSFRIVPFGEQEAGRLLADIKGQEILNGFRGIEADKASLVKTLCAIQALALHVKEIDINPLIVNKDGSFAADARIII, via the coding sequence ATGAAAGAAGCCAGCGTAACCACAGGAGGCAGGGACTCGGCGGCTTCCCACCAGTCCCCGGGGAAAGACCTAAAATGCATCTTTCTGCCGGAAAGCGTTGCCATCATCGGGGCTTCCGCAAGCCCGGAAAAAATCGGGCACCAGATCCTCAAGAACACCATTGAACTGGGTTACACGGGCCAAATTTATCCGATCCATCCCACCTTGTCATCCGTCTGCGGCCTGAAGGCCTATCCTTCGATCCTGGACGTCCCCGGCAGAGTGGATCTGGTGGTCATCGCGGTCCCGGCCCAGCACGTCATCCCGATCTTCGAGCAGTGCGCCCAAAAAGGGGTCAAGGGAGCGGCCGTTATCACCTCCGGGTTCGCGGAGGTCGGCAACGTCACGGACGAACACCGGCTCAAGGAAATCGCCGACCGCCACAACATTTCGCTCCTCGGGCCGAACATCTTCGGGGTGGTCTACGCGCCGAGCAAACTGAACGCCAGTTTCGGCCCCAAGGACATCCTGCCCGGGAGGATCGCCTTCATCACACAGAGCGGCGCCCTCGGGATCGCCATGATGGGGCAGACCGAAATGGAAAAGATCGGCCTGGCCGCGGTGGTCAGTCTCGGCAACAAGGCCGACATCGAGGAAAAGGAAGTCATCGAATATTTCAATGACGACCCGAACGTGGACACGATCCTGGTCTACCTGGAAGGACTCAAGTCCGGCCGCAAATTCATGACAACCGAAATTCGCAAACCCGTCGTCATCCTGAAGGTGGGTCGTTCCAAGCGGGGGAGCAAGGCCGCGGCCTCGCACACCGGATCGCTGGCCGGCTCCGACAAAATTTATGACGCGGCCTTCAAACAGCTCGGAATCCTGCGCGCCGATTCCTTCACGGAGGCGTTCGGCTGGTCCCGCGCCCTGTCCCTGCCCAAGCCGAAAGGGGAGGAACTTGTCATCATCACCAACGGCGGCGGCATCGGGGTGCGCACAACGGATGAGTGCGAAACCGTCGGCCTGAAACTCCTCGATGATCCTTCCTGGCTCGAGGCCAAATACCGCAAGACCATGCCGGACTTCGGCAGCACGAGAAACCCCATCGATATCACCGGGCAGACCGGCGCCTACGGCTACCAGGAAGCGACGAAAATTTCCCTGGCCGAGGACAAAGTGCACGGGGTCATTGTCCTTTACTGCGAAACGGTCGTCACCGACCCGATGGACATCGCCAACGTCGTCAAAACCGAGTATGAATCTTCTAAAAGGAGCAAACCCGTCGTCGTGGCCATGGTCGGCGGGACCCGGTCCCGCGACGCCATCGCTTTTCTCAACGAGCACCACATCCCGGCGTTCAGTTCCGTGACCGAGGCGGTTTCGTCCCTCAAGGCGCTGTACCACTGGCAAAGCTTCGGAGAAAGGACACGGGAAGAACCGTCCATCGCCCCGGTCCCGGCCGAAGCCCTGGAGATCATCGAGCAGGTCAAGTCCAAGGGCCGCAATTTCGTCCTGGAACACGAAGCCCGGAGGATCCTGGAGCTCTGCGGCGTGGCCAGCCCGCGCTGGCATTTCGCGAAAAACGTCCACGATGCCATCACCCACGCTGACGGGCTGTATCCGCTTGCCATGAAAATCGCGTCTCCCGACATCATCCACAAAACGGAAGTCGGCGGGGTCGCGCTCCACATCCAGGACAAGACCGAATTGACTTTCAAGTTCAACCACATGCTCAAGACCGTGGCCAGCAAGGCCCCGGGCGCCCGAATCGAAGGGATCAACCTGGTCAAAATGGTTACGGGGATCGAATGCATCGCGGGATTGAGCCAGGACCCGCAGTTCGGGCCCGCGGTCATGTTCGGGCTCGGCGGGGTTTTCGTCGAGATGCTCAAGGATGTCTCGTTCCGGATCGTGCCTTTCGGCGAACAGGAAGCAGGCCGTCTCCTGGCGGACATCAAGGGACAGGAAATTCTCAACGGGTTCCGCGGGATCGAGGCGGACAAGGCCTCGCTCGTCAAAACATTGTGCGCGATCCAGGCGCTCGCGTTGCATGTCAAGGAAATCGACATCAACCCCCTGATCGTGAACAAAGACGGCAGTTTCGCCGCGGACGCGAGAATCATTATATAG
- a CDS encoding type IV pilin protein: MNRKAFTLVEILLVVGIIALLATIAIPNLLRSRLSANESSAQSTLKTISTALESYYVTNNNYPNNTNLLIGDVPPYLNKDFFVGSYSGYSYTSNLGDYYYTITATPVSASTGLHTFTITTGAVLQQL, translated from the coding sequence ATGAACCGCAAAGCCTTTACTCTCGTTGAAATTCTCCTGGTCGTCGGCATCATTGCCCTGCTTGCCACGATAGCGATCCCCAACCTGCTTCGATCCCGGCTTTCCGCGAACGAATCATCGGCCCAAAGCACGCTCAAGACCATCAGCACGGCCCTGGAAAGTTACTACGTGACCAACAACAACTACCCGAACAACACTAATCTGCTGATCGGAGACGTCCCGCCTTACCTGAACAAGGATTTTTTCGTCGGGTCCTACAGCGGGTACTCCTACACCAGCAACCTGGGAGATTACTACTACACGATCACCGCCACTCCGGTCAGCGCCAGCACCGGCCTGCACACGTTCACCATCACCACCGGAGCTGTTCTTCAGCAGCTCTGA
- a CDS encoding glutaredoxin domain-containing protein has protein sequence MKTSASIATILILLLALAAEAKIVHYFDDDGKIHYVNTDFSKVPDRYLPQVRPQLADEQPDKVLDAPSNNAVLPPEEPAVKTKTPGSRGGGEVEFFFDIRCPDCKKVEDLLQSLKIRYARFNVSRHPYGINFYRQESGDLPIIRAQGKVIHGADMDGIKKFLIGEDEPKK, from the coding sequence ATGAAAACGTCCGCATCGATCGCCACAATCCTGATCCTGCTCCTGGCGCTGGCCGCCGAGGCCAAGATCGTCCATTATTTCGACGATGACGGAAAGATCCATTACGTGAACACCGACTTCTCCAAAGTCCCGGACCGGTATCTGCCCCAGGTCAGACCGCAGCTGGCCGACGAACAGCCGGACAAGGTCCTCGATGCGCCCTCCAACAATGCGGTTCTGCCGCCAGAGGAACCAGCGGTCAAAACCAAAACCCCGGGATCCCGGGGAGGAGGGGAGGTCGAATTCTTTTTCGACATCCGTTGCCCCGACTGCAAAAAAGTCGAAGACCTGCTCCAGTCCCTGAAAATCCGGTATGCCCGCTTCAATGTCAGCCGCCACCCTTATGGGATCAATTTTTATCGCCAGGAATCCGGGGACCTCCCCATCATCCGGGCCCAGGGCAAAGTCATCCACGGCGCGGATATGGACGGGATCAAAAAATTCCTCATCGGAGAGGACGAACCGAAAAAATAA
- the mtaB gene encoding tRNA (N(6)-L-threonylcarbamoyladenosine(37)-C(2))-methylthiotransferase MtaB, which produces MKPSISFYTLGCRLNQAETASIQNSFESGGYRVVDFKKTADIVVINTCTVTENGDTDTRRLVNRINRLNPGARIALIGCQAQVQKEKLARLPNVRWVVGNARKMELLSIFEEWSDPDEPQVITPAIEKKPFIIPVAAIDRQHTRANLKIQDGCDFFCSFCEIPYARGRARSREFGNILLEARALAAAGHQEIILTGINVGTYRHDGKTVRDVIDALEQVEGLERIRISSIEPTTVPEALVRKMASGSKLCRYLHIPLQSASDPVLGLMKRKYNFKEFSRFIRMAHETVPEICLGTDVIVGFPGETEEHFRETYDRLLDLPVHYFHVFSYSARHMAKSRDLADPVPVSVIQKRSELLRELSLRKRRVYFESLAGSVQTVLFEQKKGGWWTGLTDHYVRVNLRSSQDLQNRMIPVRLGTTDGIAMTGEILNPSIPALRADAGVC; this is translated from the coding sequence ATGAAACCGAGCATTTCCTTTTACACGCTGGGCTGCCGCCTGAACCAGGCCGAAACCGCCTCGATCCAGAATTCCTTCGAATCCGGCGGTTACAGGGTCGTGGATTTCAAAAAAACGGCGGACATTGTCGTCATCAACACCTGCACGGTCACCGAGAACGGCGACACCGACACCCGGCGGCTGGTCAACCGGATCAACCGGCTTAACCCCGGCGCCCGGATCGCCCTGATCGGATGCCAGGCCCAGGTGCAAAAAGAAAAACTCGCCCGGCTGCCCAATGTCCGGTGGGTCGTAGGCAACGCCCGGAAGATGGAGCTGTTGTCCATCTTTGAGGAATGGTCGGACCCGGACGAGCCGCAGGTCATCACGCCGGCCATTGAAAAGAAACCCTTCATCATCCCGGTGGCGGCGATCGACCGCCAGCACACCCGAGCCAACCTGAAAATCCAGGACGGATGCGACTTTTTCTGTTCCTTCTGCGAGATCCCTTACGCCCGCGGCCGGGCGCGGAGCCGCGAGTTCGGCAACATCCTGCTGGAGGCCCGCGCGCTCGCGGCCGCCGGCCACCAGGAAATCATCCTCACCGGGATCAATGTCGGGACATACCGGCATGACGGGAAAACGGTCAGGGATGTGATTGACGCGCTTGAACAGGTCGAAGGGCTGGAGAGGATCCGCATTTCGTCCATCGAGCCGACCACCGTTCCGGAGGCCCTGGTCCGCAAGATGGCGTCGGGAAGCAAGCTCTGCCGCTACCTGCACATCCCTCTGCAGAGCGCGAGCGATCCTGTCCTCGGTCTGATGAAACGCAAATACAACTTTAAAGAATTTTCGCGCTTTATCCGCATGGCCCACGAAACCGTCCCTGAAATTTGCCTCGGCACGGATGTCATCGTCGGGTTCCCCGGGGAAACAGAGGAACACTTCCGGGAAACCTACGACCGTCTGCTGGACTTGCCGGTCCATTACTTCCACGTGTTCAGCTACTCGGCCCGGCACATGGCCAAAAGCAGGGACCTGGCCGATCCGGTCCCGGTTTCCGTTATCCAAAAACGCAGCGAGCTTTTGCGCGAGTTGAGCCTTCGCAAACGCCGCGTGTATTTTGAATCTCTGGCCGGAAGCGTTCAGACCGTCCTGTTCGAACAGAAAAAAGGGGGTTGGTGGACCGGCCTCACCGACCATTATGTCCGCGTCAACCTCCGGTCCTCCCAAGATCTTCAGAACCGAATGATCCCCGTCCGCCTGGGAACCACAGACGGTATCGCCATGACAGGGGAAATCCTCAACCCGTCCATCCCGGCGTTGCGGGCTGACGCGGGAGTATGCTAA
- a CDS encoding zinc metalloprotease HtpX, protein MISLQMRMFLLLSALFGIIYAIFVMAGTAMGVGSFNAYLVLSLVIMFGQYLLGPKLIEMTMHIRYLGPQELPALHRMVEDLARRAGIPKPRICLSEVAIPNAFAFGRGRRDGRVCVTRGIMNLLSEDELRAVIGHELAHIKNRDVLTITLLSVIPAILYRIAWSSIYHGAYRRNSRDSGGTAVIGLTAFLFYFITNLLVLYGSRIREYFADKGSVEMGNRPEALASALYKLVYGAARTDRNELRETEGLKAFFLNDPSRAMNEFRDLRQLDVNRSGTIDSSELSLLQNKEIKLTATDHMMEWMSTHPNMLKRIKHLSELKNTL, encoded by the coding sequence ATGATTTCCCTGCAAATGAGGATGTTCCTGCTGCTCTCCGCGCTGTTCGGCATCATCTACGCGATCTTTGTCATGGCAGGCACGGCCATGGGCGTGGGAAGCTTTAACGCCTACCTGGTCCTGTCCCTTGTCATCATGTTCGGCCAATACCTGCTCGGCCCCAAGTTGATTGAAATGACCATGCACATCCGCTATCTGGGCCCTCAGGAATTACCGGCCCTGCACCGGATGGTGGAAGATCTGGCCCGCCGCGCCGGGATCCCCAAACCGAGGATATGCCTGTCCGAGGTCGCGATCCCCAACGCTTTCGCTTTCGGCCGCGGCCGGAGGGACGGACGCGTCTGCGTGACCCGGGGCATCATGAACCTTCTCAGCGAAGACGAACTGCGCGCCGTGATCGGGCACGAACTCGCGCACATCAAAAACCGTGACGTCCTGACCATCACGCTGTTGTCCGTCATCCCGGCCATCCTTTACCGGATCGCCTGGAGCTCGATCTATCACGGCGCCTACCGCCGAAACAGCCGCGACAGCGGAGGGACGGCCGTCATCGGCCTGACCGCGTTTCTTTTTTATTTCATCACCAACCTGCTTGTTCTGTACGGCTCGCGCATCCGCGAATATTTCGCCGACAAAGGCTCCGTCGAAATGGGCAACCGTCCCGAAGCCCTGGCTTCGGCGCTCTACAAGCTCGTTTACGGCGCGGCACGAACAGACCGAAACGAACTGCGGGAGACCGAGGGGCTCAAGGCCTTTTTCCTCAACGACCCGTCCCGGGCCATGAACGAGTTCCGAGACCTGCGCCAGCTCGATGTCAACCGCAGCGGCACCATCGACAGTTCGGAACTTTCCCTTTTGCAGAACAAAGAGATCAAACTCACCGCCACCGACCACATGATGGAATGGATGAGCACGCATCCCAACATGCTCAAACGGATCAAACATCTCTCAGAACTCAAAAATACTTTATGA
- a CDS encoding DUF423 domain-containing protein, which produces MIWVKIASLLMFLAVALGAFGAHALRGKISDHYLDVYKTGVLYHLVHALGLFVVAWLGTVFQNPKVNLAGIFMLAGIILFSGSLYALAVTGQKWLGAVTPLGGVSFLISWLLILFIR; this is translated from the coding sequence ATGATCTGGGTCAAAATCGCCAGTTTGCTCATGTTCCTCGCCGTTGCGCTGGGCGCCTTCGGCGCGCACGCACTACGGGGAAAAATTTCAGACCATTACCTGGACGTCTACAAAACAGGGGTCCTTTACCACCTGGTCCATGCCCTGGGTTTGTTCGTCGTGGCCTGGCTGGGCACAGTTTTCCAAAACCCGAAAGTGAACCTGGCCGGAATCTTCATGCTGGCCGGGATCATCCTGTTTTCCGGCAGTTTGTACGCCCTGGCTGTCACCGGACAAAAATGGCTCGGAGCGGTCACGCCGCTGGGCGGAGTTTCGTTTCTGATCAGCTGGCTGTTGATCCTGTTCATACGATAA
- the dusB gene encoding tRNA dihydrouridine synthase DusB has translation MRIGPIEVDRPICLAPMEDVTDFAFRLICRRMGADIVYTEFTSSDALIREARKAMRKVIILDEERPVAIQLFGGGEESMEGAARVAEQFRPDFIDINCGCWVRNVAMRGEGAGLLRDLPRFEKIVRSTVKATSLPVTVKTRLGWDENSIVILDAAKMVEQAGVQALTIHCRTRSQAHEGKADWSWLPKIKSVVSIPVIGNGDLQSAQDVKAMFETGCDGVMIGRSAIGNPWIFKQSRHYLQTGELLPPPTLRERIDVCLEHLKLSVQCRGLPHGVLTFRKFYAGYFRGLPNIAKLRNDLMLMLEVTQIEDRLNAFEREQSVLAGV, from the coding sequence ATGAGAATCGGACCCATTGAAGTCGACCGGCCGATCTGCCTCGCGCCGATGGAAGATGTCACGGATTTTGCCTTCCGTCTCATCTGTCGCCGGATGGGCGCGGACATCGTTTACACGGAATTCACCTCCAGCGACGCCTTGATCCGCGAGGCCCGCAAGGCCATGCGGAAAGTCATCATCCTGGACGAGGAGCGTCCGGTGGCCATTCAGCTGTTTGGCGGCGGCGAGGAATCCATGGAAGGCGCGGCGCGCGTGGCCGAACAGTTCAGACCGGATTTTATCGACATCAATTGCGGGTGCTGGGTCAGGAACGTCGCCATGCGCGGCGAAGGCGCCGGGCTTTTGCGCGACCTGCCCCGTTTCGAAAAGATCGTCCGTTCGACGGTCAAGGCCACGTCTTTGCCGGTCACGGTCAAGACGCGGCTGGGCTGGGATGAAAACAGCATCGTGATCCTGGACGCGGCCAAGATGGTGGAGCAGGCCGGGGTCCAGGCCCTGACCATCCATTGCCGCACCCGCAGCCAGGCGCACGAGGGCAAGGCGGACTGGTCCTGGCTGCCGAAGATCAAGAGCGTTGTTTCGATCCCGGTGATCGGCAACGGGGATCTCCAGTCGGCCCAGGACGTGAAGGCCATGTTTGAGACCGGCTGTGACGGCGTCATGATCGGCCGCAGCGCAATCGGCAATCCCTGGATCTTTAAACAGTCCCGGCATTACCTGCAGACCGGAGAGTTGCTCCCTCCCCCCACATTGCGGGAACGGATCGATGTGTGCCTGGAGCATTTGAAGCTTTCCGTCCAGTGCCGCGGCCTGCCTCACGGTGTCCTGACGTTCCGGAAATTTTACGCCGGATATTTTCGCGGCCTTCCCAATATCGCCAAATTGCGCAATGACTTGATGCTCATGCTTGAGGTCACCCAGATCGAGGACCGGTTGAACGCGTTTGAACGCGAACAGTCGGTGCTGGCCGGCGTTTAA
- a CDS encoding dihydrolipoyl dehydrogenase: MKTYDVIVIGSGGGSKITSPAARLGLKVAVLEKDALGGTCLNRGCIPSKMLIHPADVAVAVREARKFDIENNPDFQVNFEKLVSRISGTVDADSSSIAAGYGRNPNIDFYHAEGRFVSNKVLRVAGEGITADKIFITVGARPHIPSLPGLEGTPFMTSTEALRNTRLPKTMIVIGAGYIAVELGHAYAAFGTEVHFLVRSRFLRHEDGQVSQEFSRVFSRDHQVHFQSVPTRVKYTGQQFTVTFAENGRDERHLTADALLIATGVVPNTDILGIENTGIELDEHGWVRVDDRLMTKVDGIYAFGDCIGRYLYRHTANFEGEYLFRTVFEKPSDETIQYPPVPHAVFSWPQVAGVGKTEEELKAAGVDYVVGLNPYQSSAMGMALLSDSGFVKVLVERTTRRILGAHIVGDEASDMIHMLIAFMNKNGTLDDLLNMIYIHPALPEIVRNAARKAKAVLDQEQPALKR, translated from the coding sequence ATGAAGACATACGATGTTATCGTCATCGGTTCCGGCGGCGGATCCAAGATCACCTCCCCGGCCGCCAGGCTGGGACTCAAGGTGGCTGTCCTCGAAAAAGACGCGCTGGGCGGGACGTGCCTGAACCGGGGCTGTATTCCTTCCAAGATGCTGATCCACCCGGCGGACGTGGCCGTAGCGGTCCGGGAGGCCCGGAAATTCGACATTGAGAACAATCCGGATTTTCAGGTCAATTTTGAAAAGCTGGTTTCCCGGATTTCCGGAACGGTCGACGCGGATTCCTCGTCCATCGCCGCCGGCTACGGCCGCAACCCCAATATTGATTTTTATCATGCCGAGGGCCGTTTTGTGTCCAACAAGGTGCTCCGCGTGGCGGGCGAGGGCATCACGGCGGATAAAATTTTTATCACGGTCGGAGCCAGGCCCCATATCCCTTCTCTTCCCGGGCTCGAAGGCACGCCGTTCATGACCAGCACGGAAGCTTTGCGCAACACACGATTGCCCAAAACAATGATCGTGATCGGGGCCGGTTATATCGCGGTCGAACTGGGCCACGCGTATGCCGCTTTCGGGACCGAAGTCCATTTTCTGGTGCGCAGCCGGTTTTTGCGTCATGAGGACGGCCAGGTCAGCCAGGAATTTTCCCGCGTGTTTTCGCGGGATCATCAGGTGCATTTTCAATCCGTTCCCACCCGCGTGAAATACACCGGACAACAGTTCACGGTGACCTTTGCGGAGAACGGCCGCGACGAACGGCATTTGACCGCGGATGCCCTTCTGATCGCCACCGGCGTTGTCCCCAACACCGACATTTTGGGGATCGAGAACACCGGTATCGAACTGGACGAGCACGGCTGGGTCCGGGTGGATGACCGATTGATGACAAAGGTTGACGGTATATACGCCTTCGGCGACTGCATCGGGCGGTATTTGTACCGCCATACGGCCAATTTTGAAGGCGAGTATCTGTTCCGGACTGTTTTTGAAAAACCGTCGGATGAGACCATTCAGTACCCTCCTGTCCCCCACGCGGTCTTCTCTTGGCCTCAGGTGGCCGGCGTGGGCAAGACCGAAGAGGAACTAAAAGCCGCCGGCGTGGATTATGTGGTGGGGTTGAATCCGTATCAGAGCAGCGCCATGGGCATGGCCCTTTTATCGGATTCGGGCTTTGTGAAGGTCCTGGTTGAGCGGACAACGCGCCGGATCCTCGGCGCCCATATTGTCGGGGACGAGGCCTCGGACATGATCCACATGCTGATCGCGTTCATGAACAAAAACGGCACATTGGACGATCTGCTCAATATGATCTATATTCATCCGGCCCTCCCGGAGATCGTCCGGAACGCCGCGCGTAAGGCCAAAGCCGTTTTGGACCAGGAACAACCGGCCCTCAAGAGGTAG
- a CDS encoding ABC transporter ATP-binding protein codes for MRTSDIAILIKNVTKYYQDFQALDNISFQVKRGDFFAFLGANGAGKTTTINTITGLSNYQSGTVEVFGYNTITEYPQTRRLIGLCAQEFNFDPFLNIHQLLVYQAGYFGIFPSIAKKRAMELLERFQLADKRALKFRALSGGMKKRLLLCRALIHDPEILILDEPTAGCDLELKYLIWDYLAQLNKEGKTIFLTTHNMEEAEKLCKTIGIINHGRIVRIGEKKAVLQDKSLEDVFLEVTGLE; via the coding sequence ATGCGGACTTCAGATATCGCGATTTTGATCAAAAACGTCACGAAGTATTACCAGGACTTCCAGGCGCTGGATAATATTTCTTTCCAGGTGAAGCGCGGGGATTTTTTCGCTTTTCTCGGGGCCAACGGCGCCGGGAAAACAACGACCATCAACACCATCACCGGCTTGTCGAATTATCAGTCCGGGACGGTCGAGGTGTTCGGCTACAACACCATCACCGAATATCCGCAGACCCGGCGGCTGATTGGGCTCTGCGCTCAGGAATTCAATTTCGACCCGTTTTTGAACATCCATCAGTTGTTGGTCTATCAGGCCGGGTATTTCGGCATTTTCCCTTCTATCGCCAAGAAGCGTGCCATGGAACTCCTGGAGCGTTTTCAACTGGCCGATAAGCGGGCGTTGAAATTCCGGGCCTTGTCGGGAGGCATGAAAAAACGGCTCCTCCTCTGTCGGGCCCTGATCCATGACCCGGAGATATTGATCCTTGATGAGCCGACCGCCGGATGCGATCTGGAACTCAAATATTTGATCTGGGATTATCTGGCCCAGCTGAACAAGGAAGGCAAGACCATTTTCCTCACGACCCATAACATGGAAGAGGCCGAGAAACTTTGCAAGACCATCGGCATCATCAACCATGGACGGATCGTGCGGATCGGGGAGAAAAAAGCGGTCCTTCAGGACAAGTCCCTTGAGGATGTGTTCCTGGAAGTCACGGGATTGGAATGA
- a CDS encoding ABC transporter permease, with protein MINNPIGVLSLSKREILRFFVVATQTVFPPIVSSMLFMYIFGVAIGRRIDFGAMDMNYFQFIVPGLMTMHMIASSYENTSSSLFIARWHNHIQEVLLSPLSYFEMVLGLLAGGVARGAIVAIGVFAGSFVFHPMGVAHPMVLLYFIVTISVIFACLGMMGALWAEDFNMLSVWNTYLIIPLVLLGGVFHPITILPKSVEAISHLNPMFYLVSGVRYSISGVAHAPVLLCAVVSLGMALVTFYITVYLFKIGYKLRT; from the coding sequence ATGATCAATAATCCGATCGGGGTCCTCTCGCTATCCAAGCGGGAGATCCTGCGGTTCTTCGTTGTCGCCACCCAGACGGTTTTCCCTCCCATTGTGTCCTCCATGCTGTTCATGTACATTTTCGGCGTGGCCATCGGGCGGCGCATCGATTTCGGCGCCATGGACATGAATTATTTCCAGTTCATTGTGCCGGGGCTGATGACCATGCACATGATCGCGAGTTCCTACGAGAACACCAGCTCGTCCCTGTTCATCGCCCGCTGGCACAATCACATTCAGGAAGTCCTGCTGTCCCCGTTATCGTACTTTGAAATGGTCCTGGGGCTGCTGGCCGGCGGTGTCGCTCGCGGAGCCATCGTGGCCATAGGGGTCTTTGCCGGGTCGTTTGTTTTTCATCCGATGGGCGTTGCCCATCCGATGGTATTGCTCTATTTTATCGTCACAATTTCCGTGATCTTCGCCTGCCTGGGCATGATGGGTGCCCTGTGGGCGGAAGATTTCAACATGTTGAGCGTCTGGAACACCTACCTCATCATCCCTCTTGTCCTGCTTGGCGGGGTTTTTCATCCCATCACGATCCTGCCGAAATCGGTGGAGGCCATTTCCCACCTCAATCCCATGTTTTATCTGGTGAGCGGCGTGCGTTACAGCATTTCCGGCGTTGCGCATGCGCCGGTCCTGCTGTGCGCCGTGGTTTCCCTGGGAATGGCCCTGGTCACGTTTTACATCACGGTTTATCTGTTCAAAATCGGATATAAGTTAAGAACCTGA
- a CDS encoding sulfite oxidase-like oxidoreductase — translation MPDPSFNENIIRGKMRRARDKRGLLSGGKAAEGEVLGSGPANRHGMPKLPPGQREVPNWPVLDLGIQPDIPLDKWRLEVKGEVGQPYVLNWKDFLAMPQVEDVSDFHCVTTWSRMDNRWKGVPFRMMAEKAKLKPSARFVYFTAYDGYSTNLKLAEAMDEDVLLVHAWEGRPLPKEHGGPVRVITPRKYAWKGSKWVKEIIFLPQDQMGFWEARGYSNTAEPWDEDRYAEPHPG, via the coding sequence ATGCCAGATCCTTCCTTCAATGAGAACATTATCCGCGGCAAGATGCGGCGGGCCAGGGACAAGCGCGGGCTTCTGTCCGGCGGGAAAGCGGCCGAGGGTGAAGTCCTGGGCAGCGGCCCGGCCAACCGCCACGGGATGCCCAAGCTTCCGCCGGGACAGCGCGAGGTCCCCAACTGGCCTGTGCTGGACCTCGGCATTCAGCCCGACATCCCGCTGGACAAATGGCGGCTGGAGGTCAAGGGCGAGGTCGGACAGCCGTACGTTTTGAACTGGAAAGATTTTTTGGCCATGCCCCAGGTTGAGGATGTTTCGGATTTCCATTGCGTGACCACCTGGAGCCGGATGGATAACCGCTGGAAAGGTGTCCCGTTCCGGATGATGGCCGAGAAAGCGAAATTGAAGCCGTCGGCGCGGTTTGTGTATTTCACGGCCTATGACGGTTATTCCACAAATTTGAAACTTGCGGAGGCCATGGATGAGGATGTCCTGCTGGTCCACGCCTGGGAAGGCCGTCCCCTGCCGAAGGAACACGGCGGGCCGGTGCGCGTGATTACGCCGAGGAAATACGCCTGGAAAGGCAGCAAGTGGGTCAAGGAAATCATTTTTTTGCCGCAGGACCAGATGGGCTTCTGGGAAGCGCGGGGATATTCTAACACGGCGGAGCCGTGGGACGAGGACCGTTATGCCGAACCGCACCCGGGTTAA